One window of the Flavobacteriales bacterium genome contains the following:
- a CDS encoding GyrI-like domain-containing protein, with the protein MEQTPRIETLSEKQLIGQHIRMSMDNNRTGELWRSFMPRRKEILNPIGSELFSLEIFEPGYFENFSQGKEFEKWAAVEVSHHGQLPEGMESLIIPEGLYAVFIHRGPASEGPKTYQYIYNTWLPQSTYQLADRPHFAIMGEKYKHDDPDSEEEVWVPVKERV; encoded by the coding sequence ATGGAACAAACACCACGAATAGAAACCCTTTCTGAAAAGCAACTGATCGGACAGCATATCCGCATGTCCATGGACAACAACCGCACGGGTGAATTGTGGCGTAGCTTCATGCCCCGACGGAAAGAAATTCTCAACCCCATAGGTTCGGAATTATTCTCCCTGGAGATATTTGAACCGGGTTATTTCGAAAACTTCAGTCAGGGTAAAGAGTTTGAAAAATGGGCTGCCGTCGAAGTGAGCCATCATGGTCAACTGCCGGAAGGAATGGAATCCCTGATCATACCTGAAGGCCTCTACGCTGTATTCATTCATAGGGGTCCGGCATCCGAAGGACCCAAAACCTACCAATACATTTACAATACCTGGCTTCCGCAATCAACCTATCAGTTGGCTGACCGCCCGCATTTCGCCATCATGGGTGAAAAGTATAAACATGATGATCCTGATTCGGAAGAGGAGGTCTGGGTACCGGTGAAGGAGAGAGTTTAG